A stretch of DNA from Rothia mucilaginosa:
AGATAGCGATCTTACCGGTGCCGAAGTCGGTCACGTACACCAGGTCACGCGCCTCATCGTTCTCCATGGACAGGGCCTGGGTGCCGAACTTGACGAACTTCTTGAACGCGCCGGTAGTCAGGTCGTACACGGAGATACCGGAGTTCACGCCGTTCACACCCTGAGAGGAGACGTAAATTTCGTTCTCGGAGTGGTCAATGGTGACGTCAGAGGGGCGAACCTCAACGGAGGAGTTCTCGCCGCGGGTCTGGATAACCTGCTCGGTCTTGAAAGTGTGGGTGTTGATGACGAAGACCTTGCCGCCGGTGCGCTCAGGCACGTACAGCTTGTCGCCGTCAACGGTCATGTTCATGCCAACATAGCGGGTACCGCCATTGGGGGTACCCTCCAGCTGCAGCTTAGTAACTTCGAAGGTCTTCATGTCGATAGCGGACACATAGTAGCGGCCGGTCACGAACACCTTGCCGGAGTTGTGGTCCACCAGCACGGAGCGGGGGTGCTCAATCCAGTTCGGGTCACTCTCAGAGATACCGTGGTTAGTCCAAACCTGCTCCATGGTGTTCTGGTCGAACACAGACAGGGAGTTGTCAGTGGTGTTAGTAACCCACACGGTGCCGGACACATCATCAACAGTGATACCGTACGCGGAAATGTAGCCGAATTCGCCGTTCTTATCCAGCTCGAAGGGAAGCGCTGCTACTTCTTCAATCTGAAGAGTGTCCGCGTTGACACGAGCAATAGTGGAGGCGAGGTTGCTATTACCGCCCACGCCAACCATCCAGATTTTGTTGGTCGCCTTGGAGTAGGCAACCTGGTACTGGCCGGGCAGGCCCTGGGTAATCTGCGCGACGGATGCGGAGGTGTCAACAACGCGGCTCAGCGATGCGGTGGAAGGAGCCGATGCGCTAGAGGCGGCGGTCTGATGTGCGTTATTCGGTGCTGCGAAGGAGGCAGGAATCATGGCTGCGCCGGAGATTGCGAGCGCGAGGGAGCCAACGGCGAGCCCCTTCAACGCCTTGCCCGAGGAGGGAGTGAGGTTCAATGTGTGTCCTTCAAATGTGTAACGGAAGTGCTCACATGCCGCATGCGAATGCTAACGAGACACCCGTGAATATGCGGTGACATATTCGACGGCACGAAAAGCAGAAATGCAGGTAACGCATAAATTTACCTACCTTCTAATCCTCAGTGTTTTCCCAGGAAAATACAAGCAGCGACGTGGGCGTGTTTTGTATTTTTATGAATGAGCCCCTAATTCGCCTCCAGTATCACGTGAAGGTTGAGTTGTTTCCGAGGTTTTTCCTTGCTCTTGCAGGCAAAAACCCTGGCTACAAGGGGTGTTGTGATGCTTTTATATTTACACATTAATGTAAAAATTTAGGTGAGGTGCGCCAGCAACATTCACTGCGGGCCACACATTTTTTCGACATTCAAAACCTATATTTTTACAGGCAAGTGCACATATATAAATATGTTTTAAAACCCCTGCCCAGTATTAGCCCAAGCAGACAGGCAAAAGGCGGGTACCCCTCCCCCAGATTCGAAGAATCCGAAAGAGAAAATACCCGCCTTCTCACGCGTTTCGAGCATTCAAGCCCGAAAACTAAACGCTACACTTTATGCCTTGCGGCGGCGCATCACCAGAGCAGCACCCGCAATCAGCGCCACAGAAGCGAAAGCAACCAGCGGCATCACAGCGTTAGCACCGGTGTTCGCCAAAGCGCTACGCGAAGAGCCAGCCTGCGAAGAACCAGCCTCGCTCTTAGCAACCGAGGAACCACCGGTAGAAGAATCGGAACCGCCATTCTTCACAGCCGAACCGGACTTATCAGCCTTCACAGCATCCGGAGCAGACTTGGAATCCTGTGCACCAGTCTTAGCATCAGACTTGGAATCAGACTGAGATGCCTGATCCTTAGAGGTCTGATCCTTAGCCTCTGCGGTGTTCTCGGACTTAGCATCAGACTTCTTGTCCTCAGACTTAGCGTCCTCAGCCTTCTTGTCCTCAGCCTTCTTGTCCTCAGGCTTCGGATCAGCCGGCTTCGGATCAGCCGGCTTCGGGTCAGCCGGCTTCGACTCCTCAGCCTTCACACCGGTCACCGTCGGGTAACCCGCAAACTGAAGCGAAGTCGGGGTGATACCCACCGGAGCTGCGCTCGCGTCGGTGTCCTTCACACCAACCTTGAACTTCAGAATCGAGTTAGCCTTCAGCTGCTGAACCGATGCGGGAACGTCGTTACCCTGGCGGTCCTTGGTGGGCAGGGTGGTGTACTCGCTGGCGGTGGTGATCTCGCCGGTGGTGCCGTTGAGCACGTAGGGCAGGGTCACCTTCTCATCGCGGTCCTTCTTGTCGAGGACCAGCACGGAGCCGTCCTTGAGCAGGGTCACGTCGTTCGCGGCTGCGCCGTTCATCTCGACCTCGCCGATGACCTCGTCAGCGCGGCCGTCGAAGACAGCCACCTTGCCGGTGCCGAAGTCGGTCACGTACACCAGGTCGCGATCCTCATCGTGCTCCAGTGCGAGCGCCTGGGTGCCGAACTTGACGAACTTCTTGAACTCGCCGGTGGTCAGGTCGTACACAGAGATACCGGAGTTGACGCCCTTCACACCCTGAGAAGAAACATAAATCTCATTCAGCGAGTGATCCACCGCCACGTCGGAGGGGCGAACCTCAACGGTGGAGTCCTCACCCTGAGTCTGGATGGTCTTCTCAACCTTGAAGGTCTTGGTGTCCACGACGAAGAGCTTGCCACCGGTACGCTCGGGAACGTACAGCTTACCGCCGTCCAGGAACAGGTTCATGCTCACGTAGCGAGTACCGCCGTCGGGTGCGCCTTCGAGCTGAATCTTCTCAACCTGCTTGGTCTTCAGGTCGATTGCGGAGACGAAGAAGCGGCCGGTGACGAACGCCTTACCGGACTCGTGGTCAACCAGAACGGAGCGGGGGTGCTCGATCCAATTCGGGTCGCCTTCCTTCACGCCCTCGTTAGTCCAGATGAGCTTGAGGGTCTGCTGGTCGTACACTGCCACGGAGTTGTCGATAGTGTTGGTGACCCAGACGGTGCCGTCCACGTCATCAACAGTCACGCCGTATGCGGAGGTGTAACCGTACTGGCCCTTGTCGTTCTTCTTCACGGGCAGCTCGGCGAATGCCTCGGTCTGCAGGGTGTCTGCATCCACGCGTGCCAGGGAGGAAGCGAGGCCGCCGCGTGCACCCACGGTGGGGACGAACAGCTTGTGGTTCTTCTTGGAGTAGCCGACCTGGAACTGGCCGGGCAGACCCTGAATGATGTTTGCAACGCTACCGTTTGCGTCCACGGTGCGGTGTGCCTCGGTGGAGGGGGCGGTAGAGTCGGTTGCCTTGGTCTTGGTGGCGGTTGCCGGGTAGCCCTGGAACTCGCGGGTTTCGGGGGTGACCTGCTTGACCTCGGAGTTATCGCCTGCGGTTGCGGTGACCTTGAACTTCAGGATGGAGTTCGCCTGAATGTCGGAGGTCTTGGCGGGAACCTCGTTGCCCTGCTTGTCCTTAGAAGGCTTGCTGGTCACCTTGTTGGAGGTGCTGACGGTGCCGGTAGTGCCGTCGAGGACGTAGGGCACGGTTGCGGTTGCGCCAGCCTGCTTGTCCACAGCAACAACGGAGCCGTTGGGCAGCACGACCAGGTCGTTTGCCTTGCCGCCGTTCATGGTGACCTCGGCGATCAGCTTGTCTGCTGCACCGCCGTCAATCACGCCGACCTTGCCGGTGCCGAAGTCAGAGACGTACACCAGGTCGTTCGCCTCATCGTTATCGAGCGAGAGCGCCTGGGTGCCGAAGGGGATGAACTTCTTGAACTCGTAGGTGGTCGCATCGTACACGGATACACCGGAGTTCTCGCCCTTCACGCCCTGCGAAGAGACGTAAATTTCGTTCTGCGAGTGGTCAATAGCCACGTCGGAGGGGCGAACCTCGCCGTCCTTATCGCCCTTCACAGAGATGGTCTTCTCGACCTTGAAGGTCTTGGTGTCGATCACGAAGAGTTTGCCGCCGGTGCGTTCGGGCACGTACAGCTTACCGCCGTCCACCAGAATGTTCATGCTGATGTAGCGGGTACCGCCATCGGGTGCGCCCTCAAGCTGAATCTTCTCGACCTTCTTGGTCTTCAGATCGATAGCCGAGACAAAGAAGCGACCGGTCACGAAAGCCTTACCCGACTCGTGATCAACACGCACCTCGCGGGGGTGCTCGATCCAGTTCGGGTCGTCCTTGCTCAGACCCGCATTGGTCCACAGCTGCTTCATGGTCGCCTGATCGTACACGGCAACGGAGTTATCGCGGGTGCTGGTCACCCACACGGTACCTTCCTCGTCATCGACGGTGATACCGTACGCACCCTCGTAGGAGTAGCCCGAGTCCCCCTTGATAATGGGCAGCTCGGCGACAGCCTCAATCTTCAGGGAGTTTGCGTCAATGCGAGCAATCGTAGAAACGTGCTCGTCGCGGTCAGCGGTGCCCGCAACCCAAATCTTGTTGGTCTTCTTGGAGTATGCGACCTGGAACTGGCCGGGCAGGCCCTGGGTGATCTTTGCCATCGCCTTGTCGGTGATGGTGCGAGCTTCGCTGCTCTGGCTTGCTGCCCGGGTGGATTCTGCCGCGAACGATGCGGGGATGGCGGCAACGCCGGAAATTGCCAGTGCCAGCGATCCAACGGCGAGGCCCTTGAATGCCTTGCTCGAAGCGAGGTTCATATGTATGTCCTTTTTCGTGGGTGGTGTGTAAAGGTGCGTCTCTCCCCCACCGATGGGTGGTGAGGTACCGCGTTTTTCCTGCTCTCTGATGTGGGTTTCGTGGGCCCACGAGGAAGGAAACTAGTCTTCACACAGTATTTAGTAAGGCAACCATTAACTTACCTTCTAGGTAATACTTACTTAGCGCACAGGATTTTTCAAGATTTCAGGTATATATGACGCAAAATTTCATATGCCAGGCACAGCCTGTCACTAAAACTCCCCGAGGTGCGGCAATATAGCAGCGAGGCGCAACGGGGCACAGCAAAACCCCCGTCTCCAGCAAAGCCAGAAGACGGGGGTTCCACACACCCCAATACACAGTGCCGAAGTGACACGGTGCCGGGGTGACTAAAAATTAGGAGACATACGAGAAGTCAGTGAACAGCAGGTTCTGCAGCTTGTAGCGGCGAATGAAACGAGCCAGCTCCGCGCGAGTAGTCGGCGCGGTCGGGTTAAACACACCCGAAGCATCCAGCACGATGTCGTTCGCGCCAGCCCACGCAACGTAACGGTGCAGAGTACCCGCACCGAGCACGTCGCGGAAACGAGAACCAGTGCCCTCCTTCATTTCGGTCAGCTGAACCTCCGCGTTGTACTGGAACAGCACAGCCGCCAGCTCCTCGTGAGAAACCGGTGCGGTCGGGTCAATCTTGTCGCCACCGGTGAGCGGCTCGGTGATCTTGCGGTCACGAGCCCAGTGCAGCGCGTTCGCGGTCGGGCGGCCTGCCGCATCCGCGAAGGGTGCAACATCCGAGTTTTCGCTCACGCCAGCGTGACCTGCAGCGTGGTTCAGCAGAGCAATAAGCTCCTCGCGGGTCACAGGGCGGTCCGGCTCAAACGCGCCAGTCTGCGGGTTCGGCATCAGCCACTTCTTCTGGTTCGCCATGCGGATATCCTCAGCGAACGGGTGGTTATCCGGAACATCCTCGAAAGAAGTCTTCAGGATCTTGGTCTCAGCCAGGGGGATGCGCGCAGCAATCTGGTGGGTGATCTCCTGACCCCACGGGTCGGAGCAAATATCCAGCTGCAGGGCGTGATCAACACCCTCACCCTGCATCAGCTCGATGGGGAACTGGTCGCTACCGCTGAAGCTGTCAGCGTCACCGTCAAATTCGGGGGTGAGCGGCCAGGAGCGCAGAGTTTCGAAAGAGTCGTTACGAACGTAGCCGTGGCGTACGGTCAGGGTGGTGCCTTCGGTGAGGAATTCGCGCAGACCGTGTGCAGTGTAGTTGACGGTCATACCGGTTTCAGTGATGGTGGCGCGCTGAATAACGAGGCGCGGGCCTTTAGTTTCCTCGGTTGCCGGGGCAAGGTTTGCGGGGGCTTCGTCTGCCTGAGCGGCCTGTGCCTGCAGGGTCAGTGCGCCTGCAGCGGCGGCGGCAGAAGCACCCTTTACGAAGAATCGTCGTGAGAGTCGATGGGTAAGCAAGGGCATGATTGTCCTATTCAGTTCTTGTTTGAGTTGAGTGAGTTACGGGTGGCAGGACGCGTGGACAGCGGCGTAAACGGTGAGTGAGGCCGATACGGTGGTTCCCTCCCCTGTGTGCGTGAGTGAGACGCAGCGTACGGGGTGCGGGTGTCTGTCGGGCGGATGCGCGGTGAGTGAGACCGGCACGAGTTCCCTGACCCAGTCATCTAGCGTACCTTAAGGTCCCGTTTAAAGCGAAGACGAAACGGCGGTGATTTTACGCCCATTTTCGGTATTCAACGAAGTAGGGGCGTTATCTGGCAACGTTTGCCGGAAGTTGGCATGGGTTCTTGATGGGGCGGCTTTGAATTGCTCTACGCCAAAGTGTTCCGGGATGTGGAATATGTGGGGTTCTGAGGTTTTGTGTGCGACACGCTGTTTCAAACCCTTTTCAAAGAGTTATAGTTATTGGTACCCTATCACTGTTTCTATATCCTAACAAAGGAGTTACCCATGGAGGCCAAGGAATTCTCTGAGAAGGCCCTCCTCTTTTTCGCCAAGTCCAAGTACGCCGACCTCTTCGGCGTGGCACTGGTCATCGCCATCGCAATCGCCTCAGGATACCTGAGCACCAACCTCGCCAAATACGTTGACTGGGGCCCGATTACGAGCTTCATCCCCCTCGGCGTGATTTCCGTGATTAACGTGGGTATTTCAATGATGTCTACCCGCCTGACCGGCCGCCTCTCCAACGTTGGCAACGTGCTCGGCATTATTAACACGGCGCTGTCCGGAGCGATCGACTACATTCTGGGCAACAAGGCAGCAATCATCACCTACCCGGTGACCTTCATCGTGTACACCTTCGCGATTCGTAGGTGGCAGAACTCCGAACGCGGCAAGGCTCTAGAACCGCCGACCGGCACGAAGGGCCAGCTGATTATTGGCGGTATTGTGGCGGGTTCGTTCGCGTTCTCCCTGGTCACGAACTACATTGGCTACGGCGGCAAGACCTCGTTCCTGTTCTGGATCACGACCGTAGTGTTTGGCCTGTCCCTGTCAGCGAACATTCTGAACGCGCTCAAGCTCACGATGCAGTGGCAATTCTGGTTCCTGTACAACACCGTGCAGTGCATCAAGGCGCTGACCCAGGGCAACTTCGCGAACGTCGGCAAGTACATCTTCTACATCATCAACAGCGTGGCAGCGCTCCTGCTCTGGACCCGAAACGGCACCGCATCCAAGGGAGCTGTAGCGGCGGTGGCGTAGGGGTGCTCCCCCGGGTACGCTAGCGCACTAGAGCACTAGCCACCACATATCCGCTGAACGATACACAGAGGGAGGGGCCCTCCGGCAATACGACCGGAGGGCCCCTCCCCTGCATTTTGCGGGCATACTTGCCGGCTTCGATAAGCGGCTAGGTTAGCCCATCGGAATCGCGCTACCCTTCAGAACCTGACGCTCAGGAGCCGAATCACTACCCACCTTCACAATGGGGAAAGCAACAAACGCCTGAACACCCTTCTCACGAAGAATCGCCTTCTCATCCACCAACTCAGACACGAAAATGTCAGAGCTCAAAGAACCGCGTTCCATCGCCTTACCAACCTCGTCAACCACCCGGCGGTAAGGGTGGCTGCGCAGGACGGTTCGCAACCGGGCGGGCGTAACCTTTCCGGAGGATACCGGAAGAACCATGAGCCGCGGGTGCAAAGCGTTGTACGGGTACGCACCGGGGGTCACGCCGATTCGGTGGACCTGATGAATCACCGGGAAGTTCGCAATACCCACCAGCGCACAGAAGGCGAGCGCGGTGTCCGTCGGCTGCGGGACGGTGAAGCCGGTTCCGGTTCGGGAATCCGGTTTCTTGTCCAGCGAGTCGTACAGGGTCTGTCCAGTAATACCGCTGAGCATCGCGGAAGGTTCCCAGGTGGCCAGGTCCGCGCACATCAGGCGCAGGCGGTCCTTGACGAACTCCTGTCCTTTGTTGCGGGTCTTCATCTCCCAGCGAGACGCGCCGTGATCCGGGCGAGGTGCCTTGGCTTCAAAACGCCAGTAGGAAGGTTCGCCCAGGCCGGAGATCCAGAGCAGAGACAGCAGGTCGTCACGTTCCATCAGAGCGTCCAGATGAGCCTGTCGGGTCTTCTGGTGAGAAGCCCAGTCGTCCGGGTACTTCTCCGCGTCGATTCCTCGAAAACGCGGTGAGAACGGGGAGAAAACAGCGGCTTCCTTACCCGCACCGTAGGACTGGTCAACGTTCACCCAGCTATCTTCAGCAGCCAGGGAAGAAACGTAGGAGTGCACGCACTCGGCAATTTCTTCTTCTGACACGCCTTCAGCATGCATCTGAGCGCGCGGCTGACCTTCCTGAGACCAACCGACAGTAACGGCTCCAGGGTGCTTCTGCTCCACCATCAGGGACAGCCCGTAGAGGGCAAAATGGGTCAATGCCGAGGTGTAGTCACCGGCAATAGTCAACATTGCCATTAGTGTCCCTCCCGTGAAATCTGGGCGTCTGCTGCGCGTTCTACAGCTTCAAGGTAGGCGGTAGCGTACGGGCCATAGGTGCGGCTCGTCTGCTCCATGAGGTTATCCCAGTAACCGACGTTGAAGAGTCGGGTTGCCTGTTCCTTGAGTGCCTCGTAGTCCGTTCCCTCGGGCAGGTAGCCTTCCTTGAGCAGGAAGCCTGCGTCGTGGGCGAAGGAGAACCGGCCGTGACCGTGGCTGCACCCAATGATGCGCAATACCAGGTCGCGGTGCTCCCCCACCTTTTCGGGCGAGGCCGCAACCATGAGTGCAGACAGCTGCTCGTGACGCCAGCCCCTCGGCAGGGCGCTACGGCTACGGGCGCGGTACGCCTCTGCCACGGAACGGTGGCCACTCTTTGCAAGCGCCTCGGCATCCGGGTCTGCACCTAGCATTTGCTGGAAGCGCAGGTCGCGTTTGCCCTCGTCGTGGTACTTTGCAGCCAGTTCCAGTGCCTCAGAGAATTCCGGTGCCAGGCCGAGGTTCTCGGCAAGCTGGCGGGTACGCTCAGCAACATCGTTCTGGTGGTCGTCCAGAAGAACGGGAGCAGCCAGCACCAGTTCCTGAGCGATATCGGAACCTTCAACAGACTCTTTGCCGGTCACTTCGGCGTACCAGGCGATAACTTCCTGACCGCCCTCAGCCTCGGTAGAAAGCTCAGAAGCAATCATCTTCTTGCCATCAGTGCTCTGGCTGTCGAGCAGTTCCGCCGCCTCTTCGGGAGAGAGACCCAGGTATTCCCTGAAGTGTTTCTCACGGTCCGCGCACTTCTCATACACGTAGAGCTCGGCCACGTAGAGCTCGGCATCATCGAGGAAGGGCACAGCCTTCAGCTCGTCCTTCTTAGAAGGCAACTCACGCTGAGTCACGGCAATGCCCTGGTTCGTGAACGGAACACTACCCATGTCAAGAAGCAGAACGTCACCAGGAGCCAACGACTGACTGCTCTCTGCTCCATGGTCAGCATCCTGCCACAGGGAGATTTCGCCCTGACGGTAAAGGAACTTACGCGGCTTCACGCCGTGCTCATCCTGGTAGTCCAGAATCTCCTGGAGAATCTTCAGATTCGCGGGGAAGGTTTCCCGGTCGCTCGGTGCGAAGTAGCTAGTCTTGAGAATCTCCATGGCGGCAGAAGTGTTGCTCGGCAGGTTATCGCGCACGATAACACCACCCATTGCGGTTTCTGCATCCAGGGAGTCGTGCAGCCACAGGTCAAGGTCCGGCTCATCGTAGGGATTCTCGTCGGTACGCGAGAATTCCAGCAGGTCAGGCCATTCCGGGCGCTGGTAAAGCAGACGCTCCGGGGAGGACTGCACCGGCGGGTTCTTCACCATTGCGGCGGGGTTCACCGACGGGTTCTCAGCACCGTTGAGCGCTTCGAGCCATGCATACGCATTGCTCAGGTCGACCGCCTTGTAGGGAGGCGCATCCTTCTTCACCAAGTCACTGCTCGCAGGCTCAATAACGACGACCTTGGAATCCGTACGGTGGCCCAGACGGTTAACACGGCCGAAGCGCTGCGCCAAGGAGGAAGCAGGAGCCAGCTCAGTCACCAGGTCAGCAAAGTCAACGTCAATACCGACTTCGAGAGTCTGGGTGGCCACAACAACCTTCACGGACTCATCGCCTTCGGTAATGAAGAGACCGGAGTGTTCCGCCTGCAGATTCTTCAGGTCGTACGGGCGCATGCGTCCTACGAGAAGCTGAACCTCATCCTTTCCAAGCGCCTTATTCTTAGCAAGTGCTTCCTTGATAGAGATAGCCGTCCGCACATGATTGACGATACAGCCGACAGTGTATGCTTTCTTGGAGCTTTCACCCGCCTCACGGTGAGCAAGGCGCTCCATAATGGCGTCCACAGCGGCATTCACGGTCGGAGAGTTACCGGGCTTGCCGTCCCACTTATCAATGGGGTGGAGCACCAGTTCCTTATGCGAGTAGACACGGCGGTGCAGCTCTTTATCATTCGGCGTATCGAGAGCCTCAATGTCAACGCCCAGGGTGGTCGATTCGCTGTCCTCAGTGGAGGGGGTAGCAGTCGTCTCAACCACCTGCAGGGTGGGAACGCCCAGGTCAGCCTCATACTTCTGCAACTCGGCAATGCGCTGAGTGGTGTGCAGCAGCTGACGGTTCATATGAGCCTCGTCGAGCACCATGACGGTGTCCATGGTCAGCAGAGCGGTCTCACGCGGGCGGGCGGCCTTGGTGCTGCCGTAGCCGCGGAAGAGCGCTCGCGAACCGTACATGTCGGGAGTTGCGGCAATGATTGCGCAGGCCGAAATGTCGGTGACCGGCAGGTTGCGGTTCGAGAGTTCGCCACGGATGTGGCCAGTCTCGAAGGGTTTGCTCCCCTTCTCGTCGTTGCGGGTCTGGAAGCTATGAAGAGCTTCAGCAACCCTACGCAGAATATCGGGCTCACCGGATCCGTCAGTGAGTGCCTTCCCCATGCGGCCGAGAATCTTGTCGGCACGGGTTGCCTGACTGTCGACCAGCGCGCGGCGTCCCACGGTCACGCAGAGGCGACGGGGAACGCGCGGCGCGGCGCCAACCGCTGCAAGCGCATTCGCGAAGAGGTGGATATCAACCACGGAGGACTTACCGGAGCCGGTCGGTGCGTTAATGCGTTCCGGCCATACGCCGTGCTCGCAAATGTGGTCGAGTACCTCTTCCTGCCAGCTGAAGGGGTCGTACCCTCCGTTGAGTGCGGCAAAGAAGTCACCGAACTCATCACGAGTGATGGAGGGTAGCGCGGTAGCGGGGCTAGTCATGCTTTTCCTCCTTCTTGCGGCGGTCGTATTCTTCGGTGGGCACGTCGAACGGAACCAACAGACCGCCGCCCATGTGGCGGGACTGGCCGATGGCTACGAGGGTCGTGTCCGTTGCCAGGTTGCCGAGGTCTACGACGCCGCGCCACGGCTCTGCGGGCAGAGTGCGGGGCAACTTGTAGGCGTAGGCGGCGGGGTTCTGGGTTACACGGTGGGCTTCCAGAACCTTGGCCTCTGCCTTTTTAGCAACCTGGTCCCTCAAGCTGCGAATTCGTTCGCGTGAGGTTTCAGCCTCGGGCGCTTCGAAGCTGTCACGCCACACATAAGCCATGGAAAGCAGAGCGGCGTCAGCGAACGTCCAGGCCTTCGTCTCGGTCTTCTTCGGGCGGTTGAAAACGCGCGATTCGGGAACGGCCGCACTGAGAGTACGCCACAGACGCTTGTACCCGGTCTTGGGAGCATCCCAGAAACCTTGCGCCGGCAGGCGCTTCTGGCGAAGCTTCACGGTCAGTCGGGGGAAGTCCTGAGCGTAGAGAGTTTCTACGCTCCTGAGTGCGATACCGAGTTCTACTGCCTCATCGGTCGGGGCGCTTGCCGGGACCAAGACGAGCAGGACTCCCTTAGACTTCACCTCACGACGCAGATAGTCGGGCAGGTAGCGGGCAGGCAGGTACTGCAGCGCCAGGCTGTTGGCAGGCTTGTGACCCTTGGGGTACCTGCCGGTGATGAGGCTGGGCGCACCGAATCCTGCGGCAGCTACGAGAGCCTTGTGCAGCAGGGAGCATGCCTTGACGTACTGTTCGGACTTCAGCTCTTCACCGTCTACTTCGAGGAGCCACAAGTATTCCCAGGGGCTGGTGGAGGTTTCAGCCTCCACAGGCTGGTACTTGATAGATCCGAGGCCTGCGGTGGGTACCGGGGAGGGGCGCATCGTGTCGCTCGCGGCGGTCTTGTCGCCTGCCTTGGTAGGAACCT
This window harbors:
- the csb2 gene encoding type I-U CRISPR-associated protein Csb2 is translated as MTNLGILARFPLGVYQGHKADGSPDAFPDPARLQAALLSAAAQGPHAIIENGQLAPSDESLKALKWLEENPPTGLQLPDMCPVYRSPNKMSRFMYREVAYSEKDGRQTERRAVSDGWAVSDTIGWQYDKVPADIAETITQLCGEVPSLGEASSLTALYTGDVEPTHTIDTKSGPFEAGGMPVRVPVPGRVDALMRAHAEAYPVKVPTKAGDKTAASDTMRPSPVPTAGLGSIKYQPVEAETSTSPWEYLWLLEVDGEELKSEQYVKACSLLHKALVAAAGFGAPSLITGRYPKGHKPANSLALQYLPARYLPDYLRREVKSKGVLLVLVPASAPTDEAVELGIALRSVETLYAQDFPRLTVKLRQKRLPAQGFWDAPKTGYKRLWRTLSAAVPESRVFNRPKKTETKAWTFADAALLSMAYVWRDSFEAPEAETSRERIRSLRDQVAKKAEAKVLEAHRVTQNPAAYAYKLPRTLPAEPWRGVVDLGNLATDTTLVAIGQSRHMGGGLLVPFDVPTEEYDRRKKEEKHD